In the Campylobacter showae genome, one interval contains:
- a CDS encoding flagellar basal body P-ring protein FlgI: MKLAACLLSLAISAFAAQIKDIANVVGVRENQLIGYGLVVGLNGSGDGSSSEFTIQSLSNMLQSVNVKIKPDDIKSKNTAAVMVIAKLPPFARQGDKLDVVISSIGDAKSLQGGTLLMTPLKGVDGDIYALAQGSLTIGGKTASRGGGSKGGNHVTAGTIPSGAIVEREIAYDIYNQEAIFLSLKESNFDTASSIQRAVNLNVGVDSAVAVDSRTIRIAKPNGANMVDFVARVLNLDVDYKALDKIVIDERTGTIVSGINITVGPVVITHGDITIKIEPDSYDEALAEQRTIDLRDGAAVDPVANMLKISGEKTTVASVARALSKMGATPSDIIAIMENLKRVGAIHVDLEII; encoded by the coding sequence ATGAAATTAGCGGCATGCTTGCTGAGCCTTGCTATATCGGCTTTTGCGGCGCAGATAAAAGATATCGCAAACGTCGTTGGCGTGAGGGAAAATCAGCTGATCGGATACGGTCTGGTCGTCGGTCTAAACGGCTCTGGCGACGGCAGTAGCTCTGAGTTTACGATACAGTCTCTTTCAAATATGCTTCAAAGCGTGAACGTAAAAATCAAGCCCGACGATATCAAATCTAAAAACACCGCCGCGGTAATGGTTATCGCAAAGCTGCCGCCGTTTGCTAGGCAGGGCGATAAGCTCGACGTCGTGATATCATCTATCGGCGACGCAAAGAGCCTTCAGGGCGGAACTCTTTTGATGACTCCGCTTAAGGGCGTGGACGGCGACATTTACGCTTTGGCGCAGGGCTCGCTAACCATAGGCGGCAAGACGGCATCTCGCGGCGGCGGAAGTAAAGGCGGCAATCACGTAACAGCAGGCACGATCCCAAGCGGCGCTATCGTGGAGCGCGAGATCGCATACGATATCTATAATCAAGAAGCGATATTTTTAAGTTTAAAAGAGTCGAATTTCGACACCGCTTCAAGCATCCAAAGAGCGGTAAATTTAAACGTAGGCGTCGATAGCGCGGTAGCCGTCGACTCGCGAACGATCAGGATCGCTAAGCCAAACGGGGCAAATATGGTCGACTTCGTAGCTAGAGTGTTAAATTTGGACGTGGATTATAAAGCGCTAGATAAAATCGTAATCGACGAGCGCACCGGCACGATAGTAAGCGGCATAAATATCACGGTAGGTCCCGTCGTCATCACGCACGGCGACATCACGATAAAGATAGAGCCCGACTCATACGACGAGGCGCTGGCAGAGCAGAGAACTATCGACCTGCGAGACGGCGCAGCAGTCGATCCCGTAGCTAACATGCTAAAAATCAGCGGCGAAAAAACTACCGTAGCTAGCGTCGCAAGGGCGCTAAGCAAGATGGGCGCGACGCCTAGCGACATCATCGCGATAATGGAAAATCTAAAGCGCGTCGGCGCTATACACGTAGACTTGGAGATAATATAA
- the flgN gene encoding flagellar export chaperone FlgN — MLKRYLDEAMGVLDELIAQTTEDIEKIKLADHSKVDDSVRRKNELVKKFESVKSLLDKELLRVSKENGGANLSSILDDEVKSSLALMRSKLEELYSKNKEYAKYVVGVKEFFDSLLKNMFKGEQDGGYDKNGLRPESLFKTRV; from the coding sequence ATGCTTAAAAGATATTTGGATGAGGCGATGGGGGTGCTAGACGAACTCATCGCTCAAACTACGGAAGATATAGAAAAGATAAAACTAGCCGACCACAGCAAGGTCGATGATAGCGTCAGACGCAAAAACGAGCTGGTTAAAAAATTCGAATCCGTAAAATCGCTGCTAGATAAAGAGCTTTTAAGAGTCTCAAAGGAAAACGGCGGGGCAAATTTAAGCTCTATCCTCGACGATGAGGTAAAGTCATCTCTCGCGCTTATGCGCTCAAAGCTTGAAGAGCTCTACTCAAAAAACAAAGAATACGCAAAATACGTCGTCGGAGTGAAAGAATTTTTCGATAGCTTGCTAAAAAATATGTTTAAAGGCGAGCAAGACGGCGGCTACGACAAAAACGGTCTAAGACCGGAGAGTTTATTTAAAACGAGGGTTTAA
- a CDS encoding ornithine carbamoyltransferase — MKISFECDCILLEESLRLFLRDFISPRKDCDFIVADKKIEAKKPVFVIAERSPHLKIPFSKEALISALEEFYSAIQFSEPIAPSRTTSPAFVIKEESAPQNGSNLELEVSNLIDKFKEELLAILRKAR; from the coding sequence GTGAAAATTTCGTTTGAATGCGACTGTATTTTGCTGGAGGAGTCGCTAAGGCTATTTCTGAGAGATTTTATCTCGCCTAGAAAAGATTGCGATTTTATCGTGGCAGACAAAAAGATAGAGGCCAAAAAGCCCGTTTTCGTGATCGCCGAGCGCTCGCCTCATCTAAAAATCCCTTTTAGTAAAGAAGCCCTTATCTCCGCGCTTGAGGAGTTTTACTCGGCGATTCAGTTTTCAGAGCCTATCGCGCCTTCTCGCACGACCTCGCCCGCATTTGTTATAAAAGAAGAATCCGCGCCGCAAAACGGTTCAAATTTGGAGCTTGAGGTTTCAAATTTGATAGATAAATTTAAAGAAGAGCTACTCGCGATTCTAAGGAAAGCTCGTTGA
- a CDS encoding FlaG family protein: MEIFKVASQPMANVATSSHAQSSTQTREVERTQIQQDATQNLTEQNNETLNEKVKEATEKLNKQMEDLGTSIRFGYNDKIEAMYVNVMEMKTGDVIRKIPTEQAMKLSEYFREAVGVLFDKES, encoded by the coding sequence ATGGAAATTTTCAAAGTAGCGAGCCAACCGATGGCAAACGTAGCTACAAGCTCGCACGCGCAAAGCTCTACGCAAACTAGAGAGGTCGAAAGGACGCAGATCCAGCAAGACGCAACCCAAAATTTAACCGAGCAAAATAACGAAACGCTAAATGAAAAAGTAAAAGAAGCCACCGAAAAGCTAAATAAACAAATGGAAGATCTGGGCACTAGCATACGCTTTGGCTACAACGATAAGATAGAAGCCATGTATGTAAACGTAATGGAGATGAAAACCGGCGACGTGATCCGCAAAATCCCGACTGAACAAGCCATGAAACTAAGCGAATATTTTAGAGAGGCAGTCGGAGTTTTATTTGACAAGGAGAGCTAA
- the rsmD gene encoding 16S rRNA (guanine(966)-N(2))-methyltransferase RsmD, with amino-acid sequence MKNLYATISSGKFKGKKLLLPSLQTTRSTKSIVKGSFFDSFRYELAGKVFIEAFGGSALMAAEALSNGATKAYAVEIDKNAYKIALQNAKLIGDELEVINGDTFDTTPAIVARQNLPVILYLDPPFDIRDGFADVYEKCVNLAINLPKDKIYLIAFEHVSHLNLPENIGAFSLLKSKKFGNTSLSYYS; translated from the coding sequence TTGAAAAATCTCTACGCGACTATCTCGAGCGGTAAATTTAAAGGTAAAAAGCTGCTTTTGCCTTCGCTTCAAACAACAAGAAGCACCAAAAGCATCGTCAAAGGCTCGTTTTTTGATTCGTTTCGCTACGAGCTAGCGGGTAAGGTTTTTATCGAGGCTTTCGGCGGTAGCGCGCTGATGGCCGCAGAAGCGCTAAGTAACGGCGCGACAAAGGCCTACGCGGTAGAAATCGACAAAAACGCCTATAAAATCGCGCTACAAAACGCTAAACTTATCGGCGACGAGTTAGAAGTCATAAACGGCGATACTTTTGACACTACGCCGGCTATCGTCGCGAGGCAAAATTTACCCGTTATCTTGTATCTTGACCCGCCTTTTGATATCAGGGACGGCTTTGCGGACGTTTATGAAAAGTGCGTAAATTTGGCGATAAATTTGCCCAAAGACAAAATTTATCTGATCGCTTTCGAGCATGTCAGTCACTTAAATTTACCGGAAAATATCGGCGCCTTTTCGCTTTTAAAATCTAAAAAATTCGGAAACACCTCGCTTAGCTACTATTCTTAA
- a CDS encoding rod-binding protein, translating to MLNVDTSAALSSYNKFATSSIENRRVDRFQSEQDALLKEQTDAFEAFLVKSVLDIALKDENPLFGKDAGDEIYHSMYNDTMSKALSGNLGFSELLFNYLKERA from the coding sequence ATGCTAAACGTAGATACTTCGGCGGCTTTAAGCTCTTATAATAAATTTGCCACGAGCTCTATCGAAAACAGGCGCGTGGATAGATTTCAGAGCGAACAAGACGCTCTTTTAAAAGAGCAAACCGACGCTTTTGAGGCGTTTTTGGTTAAAAGCGTGCTAGATATCGCGCTAAAGGATGAAAATCCGTTATTCGGCAAGGATGCCGGAGACGAGATCTACCACTCGATGTATAACGATACGATGAGCAAGGCTCTGAGCGGAAATTTAGGCTTTAGCGAACTTTTATTCAATTATTTGAAAGAAAGGGCTTAA
- a CDS encoding autotransporter outer membrane beta-barrel domain-containing protein yields MKDIKIPIISSLSLAACLALIPSQVLAENATATVTGGGSNGLHHSSGTYYSGGYEGLVSGGSSDHIVTITGDPSGTDMSSYTIYGGGVGDPAVTPTTSANRNKIVVQNGATVTTIIGGEGKGATDNTVSITDATVKRAVLGGNGTWAGQSAHAGDAVGNTVNIEGDSQIIGDDEGITYFDEAMVSGGRAGYGASANNNTVNITGAATIYRGRIEGATINRGREAKGNSVNITGAVVLNDGQEMDGAVSVSPEHESTLEENHVVINNAGAKLRNITGANTTKKDIGVGGKSTAIGNYVILQNGQVESTTGSYMAAVSKNNYSKISGGTVMGDVQGGYAGSYPTLTHVATSENDYAEISGGDIKGNAYGFRNVNGDITGSYVKMTGGKVGDSAYGGLTKSGKISKSYVLLDGGEVGHDAIGGSSVSGNVEENKVEVKQGATVGRDIIGGRSETGSATNNTVNLKGAQVAGDVYAAHAANGSGNSVNFHSGSVGGTIYGLSNAGGTNNSLNVYNASTQKTAGDIANLNVLNFDGISNANGSADAAALNLTATGNTDINNAKFQLNGIDYDPSNDSYGSLNIEEGKEYYLIKNGGNTFTNFTEKAKQTTSEFTLKNSTTYDIMLKGLIKSSDDQSILIQGSKLTSRNITGGEFGNDEINRYNPIPNPVINVVNEDPNSPTNFNGLNINGGNNSTVNLAGGNNIGDITGGAGSTLNVGKNPTNPAAPNSITARNIGGFDDINIFMPPTVKDGDSMITLTDPTANTDLSNMRGKITAYISGNTDIGDTSTIHLIDKQGSGRLLLPDPSHLQTRVQQGATIEYETYGMVDANGRALDLKFSGKRRVKEDTKSFAETRAASLASLKSGSELITNYLDKLIPDGHLELFPFAISEAYSLRHETGSHVNSKGYGVVAGLASLTPNSAGEILSGVFVEYGRAKYDSYLDNGLHADGISEYIGGGLMLKQVFSSDTYIDASFRAGKISSDYNSNDWTYAIAPGILAHNEKFDISSTYTATHIGVGQIFDLNQNNKLDIYTKWLYAHTASADATISSGESYHFDSVASNRVRAGLRDTINLKDEHNLYFGGAYEYEFKGDAKASTMGLDAPKPSLKGSTGIFETGYKYESKNLIFSLGGKGYVGKTRGGAINAGFELMF; encoded by the coding sequence ATGAAAGATATTAAGATACCAATTATTTCTAGTTTAAGTTTAGCGGCATGTTTAGCACTTATTCCTTCGCAAGTTTTAGCCGAAAACGCAACGGCAACAGTAACAGGCGGCGGCAGCAACGGCTTGCATCACTCAAGCGGCACTTATTACTCGGGCGGTTACGAGGGCCTAGTATCTGGCGGCTCAAGCGATCATATAGTAACTATTACCGGTGATCCTAGCGGAACAGATATGTCTTCATACACTATATACGGCGGCGGCGTAGGTGATCCTGCCGTTACGCCTACGACTTCTGCCAACCGAAACAAGATCGTCGTTCAAAACGGCGCTACCGTTACTACTATAATAGGCGGCGAAGGTAAAGGCGCTACAGACAACACCGTAAGCATAACAGATGCAACCGTTAAACGAGCCGTCCTAGGCGGAAACGGCACCTGGGCGGGACAGTCGGCGCATGCGGGAGACGCTGTCGGCAACACCGTAAATATCGAAGGCGATAGCCAGATAATCGGAGATGACGAGGGTATAACCTACTTTGATGAAGCGATGGTGTCGGGAGGTCGAGCCGGGTATGGCGCTTCCGCAAACAACAACACCGTAAATATCACCGGCGCAGCTACGATATATAGAGGCAGAATAGAAGGCGCTACCATAAACCGAGGGAGAGAAGCAAAAGGCAATAGCGTTAATATCACAGGCGCCGTAGTCTTAAACGATGGTCAAGAAATGGATGGCGCTGTATCCGTATCCCCAGAACATGAAAGCACCCTAGAGGAAAACCATGTCGTCATAAATAACGCCGGCGCCAAACTTAGAAATATAACCGGCGCCAACACTACAAAAAAAGATATCGGTGTCGGAGGCAAATCTACAGCAATAGGAAACTACGTAATTTTACAAAACGGACAAGTCGAATCTACTACGGGCTCATACATGGCCGCCGTCTCCAAAAATAATTACTCTAAAATTAGCGGCGGAACAGTTATGGGCGATGTACAAGGCGGTTATGCCGGCTCATACCCAACTCTTACTCACGTCGCTACGAGCGAGAATGATTACGCCGAAATAAGCGGCGGCGACATAAAGGGCAATGCCTACGGCTTTCGTAACGTTAATGGAGATATAACCGGAAGCTACGTCAAAATGACAGGCGGCAAGGTAGGCGACAGTGCTTATGGCGGACTTACCAAAAGCGGTAAAATTTCAAAAAGCTATGTGTTGTTAGATGGCGGTGAAGTAGGACATGACGCTATCGGCGGAAGCAGCGTTAGCGGAAACGTCGAAGAAAACAAAGTAGAAGTCAAACAAGGTGCTACCGTGGGTCGCGATATCATAGGCGGAAGATCAGAAACAGGTAGCGCGACTAACAATACCGTAAATTTAAAAGGCGCTCAAGTAGCCGGCGACGTATATGCAGCGCATGCCGCTAACGGTAGCGGTAACAGCGTAAATTTCCATAGCGGAAGCGTAGGAGGAACGATATATGGTCTATCTAACGCAGGCGGTACCAACAATAGCCTAAACGTATATAACGCATCTACTCAAAAAACCGCGGGCGATATAGCAAATCTAAACGTATTAAACTTCGACGGAATTTCAAACGCTAACGGCAGCGCAGATGCCGCAGCTTTAAATTTAACCGCTACCGGCAATACCGATATCAATAACGCTAAGTTCCAGTTAAACGGAATAGATTACGATCCGAGTAACGATAGCTACGGCTCTTTAAATATCGAGGAGGGTAAGGAGTATTATCTAATTAAAAACGGAGGAAATACCTTTACGAATTTTACCGAGAAGGCTAAGCAAACGACCAGTGAGTTTACGCTTAAAAACTCTACCACCTACGATATAATGCTAAAAGGCTTGATTAAGAGCAGCGACGATCAATCTATCTTGATTCAAGGAAGCAAGCTTACGTCTAGAAATATCACCGGCGGCGAGTTTGGAAACGATGAGATCAATAGATACAATCCGATCCCGAATCCTGTAATAAACGTAGTTAATGAAGATCCAAACAGTCCTACGAATTTCAACGGATTAAATATCAACGGCGGCAACAACTCTACCGTAAATTTAGCCGGCGGCAATAATATCGGAGATATCACCGGCGGAGCGGGAAGCACTCTAAACGTAGGTAAAAACCCTACCAATCCGGCAGCTCCTAACTCTATAACAGCTAGAAATATCGGAGGGTTTGACGATATCAATATCTTTATGCCTCCTACCGTTAAAGACGGCGATTCTATGATTACGCTTACAGATCCTACGGCTAATACCGATCTAAGTAATATGAGAGGTAAGATCACCGCTTACATTAGCGGCAATACAGATATAGGAGATACTAGCACTATCCACCTGATCGATAAGCAAGGAAGCGGACGATTACTACTTCCTGATCCTTCGCATCTACAAACAAGAGTTCAGCAAGGAGCTACCATAGAGTATGAGACCTACGGTATGGTAGATGCAAACGGAAGAGCGCTAGATCTTAAATTTAGCGGTAAAAGAAGGGTAAAAGAGGATACCAAATCCTTCGCAGAAACCAGAGCTGCAAGCCTAGCTAGCCTAAAGAGCGGAAGCGAGTTAATTACCAACTACCTAGATAAGCTAATACCTGACGGTCACTTAGAGCTATTTCCTTTTGCTATAAGCGAAGCTTACTCTCTAAGACATGAGACGGGCTCGCACGTAAATTCCAAAGGCTATGGAGTAGTAGCCGGTCTTGCTAGCTTAACTCCGAATTCCGCAGGAGAGATACTAAGCGGAGTATTCGTAGAATACGGAAGAGCAAAATACGATAGTTACCTAGATAACGGTCTACATGCAGACGGTATAAGCGAATATATAGGCGGGGGCTTAATGCTAAAGCAGGTATTTAGCAGCGACACATATATAGATGCAAGCTTTCGCGCAGGTAAGATAAGTAGCGACTACAATAGTAACGACTGGACCTATGCTATAGCTCCTGGAATATTAGCTCATAATGAGAAATTTGATATAAGCTCAACCTATACGGCTACTCATATAGGAGTAGGTCAAATTTTTGATCTAAACCAAAACAATAAGCTAGATATCTATACAAAATGGTTATATGCACATACGGCTAGCGCCGATGCTACTATAAGCTCAGGCGAGAGCTATCACTTTGATAGCGTTGCGTCTAATAGAGTAAGAGCGGGTCTTAGAGATACTATAAATTTAAAAGATGAGCATAACCTATACTTTGGAGGCGCATACGAGTATGAGTTTAAAGGAGATGCTAAAGCATCTACTATGGGACTTGACGCTCCTAAGCCTAGCTTAAAAGGCTCGACCGGGATATTTGAAACAGGCTATAAGTATGAGAGCAAAAATCTTATCTTTAGCCTAGGAGGCAAAGGCTACGTAGGCAAAACAAGAGGCGGAGCTATCAATGCAGGGTTTGAGCTGATGTTCTAA
- a CDS encoding flagellar biosynthesis anti-sigma factor FlgM, producing MIGTLGAKLGMSPQQIIRSNDVKKSENMEKTQGKEESKVAKIAEQIANGTYKLDMSKTAKAVADTLL from the coding sequence ATGATAGGAACTCTCGGAGCTAAACTGGGCATGAGCCCGCAGCAAATCATTCGCTCAAACGATGTAAAAAAGAGCGAAAACATGGAAAAAACACAAGGCAAAGAAGAAAGCAAGGTTGCAAAGATAGCCGAGCAGATCGCAAACGGAACATATAAACTAGATATGTCCAAGACTGCAAAAGCCGTTGCCGATACGCTTTTATAA
- the fliD gene encoding flagellar filament capping protein FliD, which yields MALGKVSSLGFGSQVLTQDVIDKLKAADEAGQIKPVSTKITANATKQKDLTALKTLIGTFRSSVSTLADDGSYQKRTTSSDGKSADINVSSGVAVQDIEIDVKQLAKKDVYQSTKFATSSSFIGKNGTFGVKVGGQTYKIEVKSSTTLEELADKINEVTNGAVSAKAMKVGGEDPYQLILQSKETGAENKVELTNVDDDGNTLSGAEDVLGKLGWDSSNIANNKISTAQDAEFVYNGITIKRSGNEVKDLNLGMTIKLKDTGKTTFSVKEDTSAIKESMQSMVTAYNNLVNNLKVATDYDSDTKKSGTFQGVSEINTIKSTLNKILFSNQTYTKDNVTKTANLADYGLSLNKEGLLELDSSKLGKKLDEDLQSVQKIFAGGTTYGTAQVLSSKPIDSGALTIGGDDLVINGKKINLAATPASNSAKENALALLKAINDAGISGVQATLTANEDGISLKTTNGTAISIKGSAAALNAVGFSESTVTPKNTTVNGIFSSAKKTVDGLINSKNGSLTKYGQSLIEEKKTLDAEKERTQKSLDAKYATMEERFLAYDKIISKLNSEFSSLKSMIEAEYNKK from the coding sequence ATGGCGCTAGGTAAAGTTTCTTCTCTTGGCTTTGGTAGCCAAGTTTTAACGCAAGACGTTATAGATAAGCTAAAAGCTGCCGACGAAGCGGGTCAGATAAAACCCGTAAGTACCAAGATCACGGCAAACGCGACAAAGCAAAAGGACCTAACGGCTCTAAAAACGCTGATAGGCACTTTTCGCTCCTCTGTTTCGACCCTGGCAGACGATGGCTCGTATCAAAAAAGAACGACTAGCTCGGACGGTAAAAGCGCAGATATAAACGTAAGCTCGGGCGTCGCGGTACAAGATATCGAGATAGACGTTAAACAACTAGCCAAAAAAGACGTTTATCAAAGCACCAAATTTGCCACCTCAAGCTCGTTTATCGGCAAAAACGGAACCTTTGGCGTAAAAGTCGGAGGTCAAACCTACAAGATCGAAGTCAAAAGCTCAACCACGCTAGAAGAGCTAGCCGATAAGATCAACGAGGTCACAAACGGCGCCGTTTCCGCAAAAGCGATGAAGGTCGGCGGAGAAGATCCGTATCAGCTTATATTGCAATCAAAAGAAACGGGCGCGGAAAACAAGGTCGAGCTAACAAACGTCGATGACGACGGCAACACCCTAAGCGGCGCAGAAGATGTTTTGGGTAAACTCGGCTGGGATAGCTCAAATATCGCAAATAATAAAATCTCGACCGCGCAAGACGCCGAGTTCGTCTACAACGGTATCACGATAAAACGAAGCGGCAACGAGGTAAAAGATCTAAATTTAGGAATGACGATAAAGCTAAAAGATACGGGCAAGACGACTTTTAGCGTCAAAGAGGACACGAGCGCGATAAAAGAGAGCATGCAAAGCATGGTAACGGCGTACAATAACCTCGTAAACAACCTAAAAGTCGCTACCGATTACGATTCGGATACGAAAAAATCTGGCACCTTTCAAGGCGTAAGCGAGATAAATACGATAAAATCGACGCTAAATAAAATTTTATTCAGCAATCAGACCTACACCAAGGACAACGTGACCAAGACGGCAAATTTAGCCGACTATGGCCTAAGTTTAAACAAAGAAGGTCTGCTAGAGCTAGATAGCTCAAAACTCGGCAAAAAATTAGATGAGGATTTGCAAAGCGTCCAAAAGATATTTGCCGGCGGCACCACCTACGGCACGGCTCAAGTCCTTAGCTCAAAACCCATAGATAGCGGAGCGCTCACTATCGGCGGCGACGATCTCGTTATAAACGGAAAAAAGATAAATTTAGCCGCTACGCCCGCGTCAAATTCGGCAAAAGAAAACGCGCTGGCGCTGCTAAAAGCCATAAACGACGCCGGGATATCGGGCGTACAAGCGACGCTAACCGCAAACGAAGACGGCATATCGCTAAAAACGACAAACGGTACGGCGATAAGCATAAAAGGCTCTGCTGCGGCGCTAAATGCAGTGGGCTTTAGCGAATCGACCGTAACGCCGAAAAACACGACAGTAAACGGCATCTTTTCCTCAGCGAAAAAGACTGTAGACGGGCTAATCAACTCAAAAAACGGCTCTTTAACTAAATACGGACAAAGCCTGATCGAGGAGAAAAAAACGCTCGATGCCGAAAAAGAAAGGACGCAAAAGTCGCTAGACGCGAAGTACGCCACGATGGAAGAGCGATTTTTAGCATACGACAAGATCATCAGCAAGCTAAACAGCGAATTTTCGTCGCTAAAATCGATGATCGAAGCCGAATATAACAAGAAATAA
- the fliS gene encoding flagellar export chaperone FliS, translating to MQYNTAHAAYSQNTVGGIESPTKLIEMLYEGVLRFIFRARKAMQDNDVEKKVYFINRTNAIFIELLNSLDYNQGNVAHYLSGLYTRQIQLLSMANINNDEQSLNEVVSVTKQLLEAWKETTGAGQADVAG from the coding sequence ATGCAATACAACACTGCACACGCGGCGTATTCGCAAAATACGGTAGGCGGCATCGAGTCGCCTACCAAGCTTATCGAGATGCTTTACGAAGGTGTTTTGAGATTTATTTTTAGAGCTAGAAAAGCAATGCAAGATAACGACGTAGAGAAAAAAGTATATTTCATAAACCGCACAAATGCCATCTTTATCGAGCTTTTAAACTCGCTAGACTACAACCAAGGTAACGTCGCGCACTATCTAAGCGGGCTTTACACGAGGCAGATCCAACTGCTGTCGATGGCAAATATAAATAACGACGAGCAGAGCCTAAACGAGGTCGTGAGCGTAACCAAACAGCTGCTTGAAGCATGGAAAGAGACGACTGGCGCAGGACAAGCTGATGTGGCTGGATGA